The Psychrosphaera ytuae genome includes a region encoding these proteins:
- a CDS encoding ABC transporter permease — protein sequence MPNKFFTMLGLSLRLFRREFGRGELTIIALSIILAVSSVMALSSITNRIEQSILLKSAEFLGADRDLVSSRPIDTNYIDYAKQQNLQTDQHVYFQSMAFANDKLNLAVIKAVTQSYPLRGTLLVADLEDPLSVTEQNGPLPGTVIMSQRLYYMLDKPKEVEIGEATLKVAGIIDSEPDAPFQVFSAGTRIIMSMEDVAATNIVQPGSRITYAYLYAGEEQALKEFESWIKPQLTKHERFRGVKEGASGIQRSLERAESFLMIAGVLGVILAATAVAVSARLYSQRHLDSIAIMKTLGASVSQVQVVYLCQLLVIAIVSVIGGLVLGGIMQWGAITALSEYLPNDIPALGLEPFLVATVTGFVCALMFSIPSLLKLFRVPPLRVLRRTLGDGVTTSIMAQAIMALTTIALVWFYSQNWKLTAIVTGTGVLLSVLIVVTSRGIISLTRGAASRTNGGALKLALASLKRRSKENTSQIIGFTLAIMLMLVLYTLKNSLIEEWQEQLPDGTPNHFVVNISEPELPVVKGMFEKQGITVEQFYPIIRGRITQINDEVLKQPKRGEDQEDGAKRKGKAELNEEQGTSTDDQEQEGQRIGIGRELNLTFTETFPDNNEIIQGEWMVPNKAKQVSVEEGVAERLKLKLGDTLYFVIGAQTVSAEVTSIRKVDWNSLQPNFFMIFSNDVIADFPATYITSFYLPKEEKLWINELVTRIPTLSIIDVDAMLTQIKSTINQVSIAIQFVLLIVVIAATLVLLAQVQSSLDERRKETVIFRTIGAKGSMIRNAITLEFLSLGAVAGFIAALVAESSLVAIQHFMFDMTWRPHWDLWLIGPLSGAMFVAIVGSISTRSLMKITPSELIRQLA from the coding sequence ATGCCAAATAAGTTTTTTACTATGCTTGGATTATCGTTGCGACTTTTCCGACGTGAATTTGGTCGTGGCGAACTCACTATTATTGCTTTGTCGATAATTCTTGCCGTGTCGTCAGTGATGGCGCTCAGTAGTATTACTAACCGCATAGAGCAATCTATTTTACTGAAAAGCGCTGAGTTTTTAGGAGCTGATCGCGATTTAGTCAGCTCTCGGCCAATTGATACTAATTACATAGATTACGCTAAACAACAAAATCTACAGACTGATCAGCACGTCTATTTTCAGTCTATGGCGTTTGCCAATGACAAACTGAACTTAGCCGTCATCAAGGCGGTGACTCAATCATACCCACTTCGCGGTACCTTGTTAGTGGCTGACTTGGAAGACCCATTGTCTGTTACTGAACAAAACGGTCCATTGCCTGGCACAGTGATAATGAGTCAGCGTTTGTACTACATGTTGGATAAGCCAAAAGAAGTCGAAATAGGTGAGGCGACGTTAAAGGTTGCTGGAATTATTGATAGTGAGCCTGATGCGCCATTTCAGGTTTTTAGCGCTGGTACTCGTATTATTATGAGCATGGAAGATGTCGCAGCAACGAACATAGTTCAACCTGGTAGCCGTATCACCTACGCTTATTTATACGCAGGTGAAGAACAGGCACTCAAAGAATTTGAATCTTGGATTAAACCGCAACTAACCAAACACGAACGTTTTAGAGGGGTTAAAGAAGGTGCTAGTGGTATTCAGCGCTCTCTAGAGCGAGCCGAAAGCTTCCTGATGATAGCAGGTGTATTGGGCGTTATTTTGGCTGCGACGGCGGTTGCTGTTTCTGCTCGTCTATACAGTCAACGCCACTTAGATTCGATTGCAATTATGAAAACCCTTGGCGCAAGTGTTTCTCAGGTACAGGTTGTTTATTTATGTCAATTACTGGTCATCGCTATCGTTAGCGTTATCGGTGGCCTTGTATTGGGTGGAATAATGCAGTGGGGAGCGATTACAGCGCTCTCAGAATATTTACCAAATGACATACCTGCGCTTGGTTTAGAGCCATTTTTAGTTGCTACAGTGACTGGTTTTGTGTGTGCTTTGATGTTTTCGATTCCTTCGTTATTAAAGCTATTTAGAGTACCACCGTTAAGAGTGTTGCGCCGTACCCTAGGTGATGGAGTGACGACATCGATAATGGCGCAAGCAATAATGGCGCTAACGACTATCGCACTAGTTTGGTTTTATAGCCAAAACTGGAAACTAACCGCCATAGTGACAGGTACAGGTGTATTGTTATCAGTTCTTATTGTCGTCACCTCAAGGGGGATTATTAGTTTAACCCGAGGTGCAGCGAGTCGTACTAACGGAGGTGCGTTAAAACTAGCACTCGCTTCGTTAAAACGACGCTCAAAGGAAAACACATCACAAATTATTGGCTTTACCTTGGCGATAATGTTGATGCTGGTGCTGTACACACTCAAAAACTCATTAATCGAAGAGTGGCAAGAGCAATTACCAGATGGTACGCCTAATCACTTCGTGGTAAACATTTCTGAGCCAGAATTACCTGTTGTCAAAGGAATGTTTGAAAAACAGGGGATCACGGTAGAGCAGTTTTATCCGATAATTCGAGGTCGAATCACTCAGATTAACGATGAGGTATTAAAACAGCCTAAGCGCGGTGAAGACCAAGAAGATGGTGCAAAACGCAAAGGTAAAGCTGAACTTAACGAAGAACAAGGTACGAGCACGGATGACCAAGAGCAAGAAGGACAACGGATTGGTATTGGCCGTGAGCTTAATTTAACCTTTACCGAAACTTTTCCAGATAACAATGAAATCATTCAGGGTGAGTGGATGGTGCCTAATAAGGCTAAACAAGTTTCAGTAGAAGAGGGCGTTGCAGAGCGCCTAAAACTCAAACTCGGTGATACCTTGTATTTCGTTATTGGTGCTCAAACTGTATCCGCTGAGGTAACAAGCATTCGAAAAGTAGACTGGAATAGCTTACAGCCAAACTTTTTTATGATCTTTAGTAACGATGTCATAGCAGACTTTCCTGCGACCTACATTACGTCGTTTTACTTACCTAAAGAAGAAAAGTTGTGGATCAATGAATTGGTTACACGGATACCGACCTTAAGTATCATTGACGTTGACGCTATGTTGACTCAAATTAAGTCGACAATAAATCAAGTGTCCATAGCTATCCAGTTTGTTTTATTAATCGTCGTGATTGCTGCGACTTTAGTGCTGTTAGCGCAAGTCCAGAGCTCTTTAGACGAGCGACGTAAAGAGACGGTAATTTTCCGTACGATAGGAGCGAAGGGGTCGATGATTAGAAATGCAATAACCCTTGAGTTTCTGAGTTTAGGAGCGGTAGCAGGCTTTATCGCGGCATTGGTTGCAGAGTCAAGTTTAGTCGCTATTCAGCATTTTATGTTTGATATGACTTGGCGGCCACATTGGGATTTATGGTTGATAGGGCCTTTATCTGGCGCGATGTTTGTTGCGATAGTAGGCTCAATAAGTACGCGCTCTTTAATGAAAATTACGCCTTCAGAACTGATCCGGCAGTTAGCATAA
- a CDS encoding MlaC/ttg2D family ABC transporter substrate-binding protein, whose protein sequence is MLRVSVALASLLLLVPSYAVSLDNDKELALKYQQQIEQIELTNSPYVIVEDLAKVVFKSVADAKSLADKEQEKQRMKMIVEEQLIPFVDIRFASYKILGPQLKQSTREERDLFVDAMRKILVETYSSALIQYNNQKINYEQERDVSGKKTVAIRTELEQPGAKPLSMVFKLRKNTKTNEWRAYDLVVEGISLVDAKRAELSKPLRDKGIGDVANELLKS, encoded by the coding sequence ATGTTAAGAGTATCAGTCGCCCTCGCTTCACTTTTGTTATTGGTTCCTAGCTATGCAGTATCTTTAGACAATGACAAAGAATTGGCCTTGAAGTATCAGCAACAAATTGAACAGATAGAGCTAACCAATTCGCCTTATGTCATTGTTGAAGACCTAGCAAAAGTCGTATTTAAATCAGTTGCCGACGCAAAATCATTAGCAGACAAAGAACAAGAAAAGCAAAGAATGAAAATGATTGTTGAAGAACAGTTGATTCCATTTGTTGATATTCGTTTTGCTTCGTACAAGATATTGGGCCCGCAACTCAAGCAGTCTACCCGTGAAGAACGCGACTTATTCGTAGACGCGATGCGTAAAATTTTGGTAGAAACATACTCTTCTGCGTTGATTCAATACAACAACCAAAAAATTAACTACGAGCAAGAACGCGATGTCAGCGGCAAAAAAACCGTGGCTATCCGTACTGAACTCGAGCAACCAGGCGCCAAACCGCTGTCTATGGTATTTAAACTACGTAAAAACACCAAAACCAACGAGTGGCGAGCCTATGATTTAGTCGTTGAGGGTATTAGCTTGGTAGATGCAAAACGTGCTGAGCTGTCTAAGCCGTTACGTGATAAAGGCATTGGTGACGTAGCCAACGAGTTATTAAAATCTTAA
- a CDS encoding TatD family hydrolase — protein sequence MRFVDSHCHLDRIDLEKEGMSFAAMMEKAKQNSVEHFLCVAISMDQFPEMVKKAQAYENVSFSCGVHPLHVDEDKQFTLDDLPKLASDDKVVAIGETGLDYYYSKDSIAAQQASFARHIEVGNELNKPIIVHTRDAREDTIAIMRENNAEKCRGVLHCFTESWEMAKQAMDQNFFISISGIVTFKNAVELQDVVRKMPLDRLLIETDSPYLAPVPFRGKQNQPAYVKHVAEFIAELKGVSLEKVAEQTTANFQDLFSHASV from the coding sequence ATGCGTTTTGTTGATTCCCATTGTCACTTAGATCGAATCGATTTAGAAAAAGAAGGGATGAGCTTTGCAGCCATGATGGAAAAAGCGAAACAAAACAGTGTCGAGCACTTTTTATGTGTGGCTATTTCAATGGACCAATTTCCTGAAATGGTAAAAAAGGCACAAGCATATGAGAACGTTTCATTTTCTTGTGGCGTTCACCCATTACACGTGGATGAAGACAAGCAATTTACGCTAGATGACCTACCCAAATTAGCATCGGATGATAAAGTTGTGGCGATTGGTGAAACGGGCTTGGATTATTATTATTCAAAAGATTCCATTGCCGCTCAGCAAGCTTCTTTTGCTCGTCATATAGAGGTAGGAAATGAGCTGAATAAGCCAATTATTGTTCATACAAGAGACGCCAGAGAGGATACCATTGCGATCATGCGCGAAAATAACGCAGAGAAGTGTCGTGGCGTCTTGCATTGCTTTACAGAAAGTTGGGAAATGGCCAAGCAAGCTATGGATCAAAACTTTTTTATTTCAATTTCGGGTATCGTTACTTTTAAAAACGCTGTTGAGTTACAGGACGTTGTCCGCAAAATGCCATTGGACCGTTTATTAATAGAAACAGATTCTCCTTATCTTGCACCTGTCCCGTTTCGTGGAAAACAAAATCAGCCTGCTTATGTCAAGCACGTCGCAGAGTTTATTGCGGAGTTAAAAGGTGTTTCTTTAGAAAAAGTAGCAGAACAAACTACTGCCAATTTCCAAGACTTATTCAGTCACGCCTCGGTATAA
- a CDS encoding LysR family transcriptional regulator, translated as MKIDQVLTLIHVVEAGSISAASTVLNKSQPAISMTIKRLEETVGITLFNRNGYRLELTEKGQIYYQKCKLIVDQINQLNSYSDSLKRGEEHEVVISIEDSANVDPLLSSLKEVQSSFPNTQFKLHSETQLKSFQRLNKEEVQLAFTPWLPTFAAEGDFESKHVSNLEISFCIHRSLLAQVNVTDANDIDQSVLSKLPQVVPSDFAIDLNKDVLMKPIGRSLLKVNGYQTCVAAIHAQLGWGPIIKNMWSKALTEDFVSFQIEKDSTPICAEIRVVKNRKTILGPAANKIWSMF; from the coding sequence ATGAAAATTGATCAAGTTTTAACTTTAATTCACGTTGTTGAAGCTGGCTCTATCAGCGCTGCTTCAACGGTGCTAAATAAATCCCAGCCGGCCATCAGTATGACTATTAAAAGACTAGAAGAAACGGTTGGTATAACTCTGTTTAATAGGAATGGATACCGTCTCGAACTCACTGAAAAGGGACAAATTTATTATCAAAAATGTAAGCTAATAGTAGACCAGATAAATCAACTTAACAGCTATTCCGACAGTTTAAAAAGAGGAGAAGAACACGAAGTTGTGATCAGTATCGAAGATTCGGCTAATGTCGACCCGCTTTTGTCATCACTCAAAGAAGTTCAGTCGTCCTTTCCAAATACGCAATTTAAGTTACATTCTGAGACTCAATTAAAAAGTTTTCAGCGCCTTAATAAAGAAGAAGTTCAATTGGCGTTTACACCATGGTTGCCTACATTTGCCGCCGAGGGAGACTTCGAGTCAAAACATGTATCGAACTTAGAAATTTCATTTTGTATTCACCGGTCGTTATTAGCTCAGGTTAACGTAACCGATGCAAACGACATTGATCAAAGTGTGTTATCAAAATTACCACAAGTCGTGCCGAGTGATTTTGCCATTGATTTGAACAAAGACGTTTTGATGAAACCAATTGGTCGAAGTCTGCTTAAAGTCAACGGTTATCAAACTTGTGTTGCCGCAATACACGCTCAGCTGGGTTGGGGTCCCATTATAAAAAACATGTGGTCTAAAGCTTTAACGGAAGATTTTGTTAGTTTTCAAATAGAAAAAGATTCAACACCTATTTGTGCGGAAATAAGGGTAGTAAAAAATAGAAAAACTATTTTAGGTCCAGCTGCAAATAAAATTTGGTCGATGTTTTAA
- a CDS encoding efflux RND transporter periplasmic adaptor subunit — translation MVYRFGKSLSWILIVAMWSVLSGCTEPRSESVDEETIRPAKLAKVVSASGESIKTFPATVEPSLYAHLAFRVNGEIVKLPVVAGDSVKKGQMLAQLDDKDFVVQQKQAKAKFDLTASQFKRAQTLIKEKLISSAEFDQLKAELDIAEAQLDAANNNLEYSQLKAPFDGVVTNINVEAFEFVQAKQPIMDIQGRSNIDVAIQVPEQLMVRLPKSDKTEAYKPNLIFDANPNKKYQVTLKEHDISPNPATKSYQVVFSLPTPEDINLLPGMTGTLEVELNKLLNNDTSLLQVPIASVFVPNRLADSKQKYVYKIDENNRTQLVAVEVVDTKQKGLIIKPLQSGTLAAGDKVVAAGAHLIPEDTEVSEWVQERGL, via the coding sequence ATGGTTTACAGATTTGGTAAAAGTTTGTCATGGATTTTAATAGTCGCAATGTGGTCAGTATTATCGGGGTGCACGGAGCCAAGGTCCGAGTCGGTTGATGAAGAGACTATCCGGCCTGCTAAATTAGCGAAGGTCGTGTCCGCATCTGGTGAATCTATCAAAACCTTTCCAGCAACTGTGGAGCCTTCTTTGTATGCTCATTTAGCCTTTAGAGTTAATGGCGAAATCGTTAAGTTACCTGTTGTAGCAGGTGACAGTGTAAAGAAGGGCCAAATGCTGGCGCAATTAGACGATAAAGATTTTGTAGTTCAACAGAAGCAAGCAAAAGCTAAATTTGATTTAACGGCTTCTCAGTTCAAACGTGCTCAAACCTTAATTAAAGAAAAATTAATTTCATCGGCTGAGTTTGATCAGCTTAAAGCAGAGCTAGATATTGCTGAGGCACAACTCGACGCTGCAAATAATAATTTGGAATATTCTCAGCTAAAAGCTCCTTTTGATGGTGTGGTTACCAATATCAACGTGGAAGCGTTTGAGTTTGTTCAAGCTAAACAGCCAATTATGGACATTCAAGGCCGCTCTAATATAGATGTTGCTATTCAAGTACCTGAACAGCTTATGGTACGCCTGCCAAAGTCAGATAAAACTGAGGCTTATAAACCCAATTTAATCTTTGATGCCAACCCCAACAAAAAATATCAAGTAACCCTCAAAGAGCACGATATTTCTCCAAATCCTGCAACAAAAAGTTATCAAGTTGTGTTTTCGTTACCTACCCCAGAGGACATAAATTTGTTACCTGGTATGACAGGTACTTTAGAGGTCGAACTAAACAAGCTACTCAATAACGATACAAGTTTATTACAAGTACCTATTGCGTCAGTTTTTGTACCAAATCGTTTAGCAGACTCAAAACAAAAGTATGTCTACAAAATAGATGAAAATAACCGCACCCAACTTGTGGCGGTGGAAGTCGTCGATACCAAACAAAAAGGTCTTATCATTAAACCATTACAAAGTGGAACCTTGGCTGCCGGTGATAAAGTGGTGGCAGCGGGCGCTCACTTGATACCAGAGGACACAGAAGTGTCTGAGTGGGTTCAGGAGCGAGGACTGTAG
- a CDS encoding efflux RND transporter permease subunit → MSQGFDIANYFVRQKTTSWLFAFLLLFGGVVSYFQLGQLEDPEFVLKQAIVVTQYPGASPVQVEEEVTHPLENEIQKLTYVDNVKSITSAGVSQIMVEMKSTYRKTELRQIWDELRRKINDYAPQLPAGTTTPIVRDDFGDVFGVLLAVTGEGFNNDELNDYVDYIRRELVLVDGIGKVTVVGSEQEQVIIEMSQNKMVSLGISTGYLYQLLSQQNVVSNAGFVRVGDEQIRFHPTGEFSSVQELGDLVISPPGQSKRIVLADVANIYRDFDKTPSHIVRHNGEPAIYIGLSFASGSNVVDVGQRVSAKLATLDQQRPYGMFIHTVYNQPKEVDESVAGFIQSLAEAVIIVIVILLLFMGFKTGVLIGGILLLTVLGTFIFMNLLDIQLHRVSLGALIIALGMLVDNAIVIVEGILVNLKRKMSRAEAASLIVRQTKWPLLAATFIAIIAFAPIGLSPDATGEFAGSLFYVLLISLLLSWFTAITITPFYASLMFKDSVSSTQENDESDSTDPYAGSLYQRYKQILVFTLRYPKSTMVFMLALFLVAGYGFGKVKQSFFPASNLPMFYVEYRLPQGSDIRATAETGAELESYMLKQEQVEFVSNTIGRGAARFMLTYNMELNYSNYGQLIIRVKGKEDLVPTMAQVRRYIHRQYPDVEAKTLRVEIGPATASKIEARFSGSDPEVLRQLSAKAKEILRAEPDAMNITDNWKNQTKVMRPVFDAVAAREVGITKSAVDDLLLTNFVGKTVGVYRDGTERLPIVVRMPEQQREVIDSIDDLQIYSPVLNQYLPLSKVVSEFKMEFEDPIINRRDRKRTLTVMADHDVLSDKTAAQLFAKVKPKIEAIPLPDGYELSWGGEYEASKKAQKPIFSALPIGFGLMFIITILLFNSMKLATVIWTTVPLAIIGVSFGFLTTGIAFGFMSLLGLLSLSGMLIKNGIVLVEQIEIEKSEGAEFYDAIVNAAISRVRPVSMAAITTVLGMAPLLTDDFFKSMAVVIMFGLGFATVLTLIVVPVMYYLLMRSKQGAVINE, encoded by the coding sequence ATGTCTCAAGGGTTTGATATTGCTAATTACTTCGTTAGACAAAAAACGACCTCGTGGTTATTCGCGTTTTTGTTGTTGTTTGGCGGTGTAGTTTCTTATTTTCAGTTGGGCCAACTAGAGGATCCCGAGTTTGTTCTTAAACAAGCGATAGTAGTGACTCAATATCCGGGGGCCTCGCCTGTGCAAGTCGAGGAAGAGGTTACCCATCCCTTAGAAAATGAAATTCAAAAACTAACATATGTCGACAACGTAAAGTCGATAACTAGTGCTGGTGTGTCACAAATCATGGTTGAAATGAAGTCGACTTACCGGAAGACGGAATTACGCCAAATCTGGGATGAACTCAGAAGAAAAATAAATGACTACGCTCCTCAATTACCTGCAGGCACTACGACCCCAATCGTCAGAGACGACTTTGGTGATGTATTCGGAGTATTACTTGCGGTGACTGGTGAAGGGTTTAACAACGACGAGCTAAACGATTACGTAGACTATATTAGACGTGAATTAGTCTTAGTTGATGGCATTGGCAAGGTGACTGTAGTTGGTTCTGAACAAGAACAAGTCATTATCGAAATGTCGCAGAATAAGATGGTTTCATTAGGGATCTCGACCGGATACTTGTATCAGTTGTTGTCGCAACAAAATGTCGTAAGCAACGCTGGCTTTGTGAGAGTAGGCGATGAGCAAATTCGTTTTCATCCCACGGGTGAATTCTCTTCAGTTCAAGAATTGGGAGATTTAGTGATAAGTCCGCCGGGTCAGTCGAAACGAATCGTGTTGGCCGATGTCGCTAATATTTATCGCGACTTTGACAAAACTCCAAGTCATATTGTGAGACATAACGGCGAGCCGGCAATTTATATTGGCTTGTCTTTCGCGTCAGGCTCTAATGTTGTTGATGTTGGTCAAAGAGTTTCGGCAAAGCTCGCAACGCTCGATCAACAGCGCCCGTACGGAATGTTCATCCATACGGTTTACAACCAACCCAAAGAAGTAGACGAATCGGTAGCGGGTTTTATTCAGAGTTTGGCTGAAGCGGTAATTATCGTCATTGTTATTTTGTTGTTATTCATGGGTTTTAAAACTGGGGTATTAATCGGCGGTATATTATTACTGACGGTGTTGGGTACCTTTATTTTCATGAATTTACTCGATATTCAATTACACCGTGTTTCGCTTGGCGCCTTAATTATTGCGCTAGGTATGCTGGTTGATAATGCCATTGTCATTGTAGAAGGGATATTGGTTAACCTAAAACGCAAAATGTCTCGAGCCGAGGCCGCGAGTTTGATTGTTCGGCAAACCAAGTGGCCACTATTAGCGGCTACGTTTATCGCTATCATTGCCTTTGCGCCTATTGGCTTATCACCAGATGCCACTGGTGAATTTGCTGGCTCATTGTTTTACGTTTTACTGATCTCTTTGTTATTAAGTTGGTTCACTGCGATAACTATCACTCCTTTTTATGCAAGTTTAATGTTTAAAGACAGTGTTAGTTCTACCCAAGAAAACGATGAAAGTGACAGTACTGATCCTTATGCTGGAAGTTTGTATCAAAGGTACAAACAAATACTCGTTTTTACTTTGCGATATCCTAAGTCAACCATGGTATTTATGTTGGCTCTGTTTTTAGTTGCAGGTTATGGCTTTGGTAAAGTGAAGCAGTCATTTTTTCCAGCTTCAAATTTACCTATGTTTTATGTTGAATATCGACTTCCACAAGGGAGTGATATTAGAGCGACCGCCGAGACTGGGGCTGAATTAGAATCGTACATGTTAAAGCAGGAACAGGTCGAGTTTGTGTCTAATACGATTGGTCGTGGTGCCGCTCGATTTATGTTGACCTATAACATGGAGCTAAATTACAGCAACTACGGACAATTGATTATTAGGGTAAAAGGTAAAGAGGACTTAGTGCCAACGATGGCTCAAGTTCGTCGTTATATTCATCGTCAATATCCGGACGTAGAAGCAAAAACCTTACGTGTTGAGATTGGTCCTGCAACCGCGTCTAAAATCGAAGCTCGATTTTCTGGTTCTGATCCTGAAGTACTGCGTCAATTGAGTGCTAAGGCCAAAGAAATTTTGCGTGCCGAACCAGATGCGATGAATATAACCGACAACTGGAAAAACCAAACAAAAGTCATGCGCCCAGTGTTTGATGCTGTAGCTGCTAGAGAAGTAGGGATCACTAAGTCTGCGGTGGATGACTTACTGTTAACTAACTTTGTAGGAAAAACCGTAGGCGTTTATCGAGATGGTACAGAACGATTACCAATTGTTGTTCGGATGCCAGAACAACAGCGTGAAGTCATCGACTCGATTGATGACTTACAGATTTATTCTCCGGTTTTAAATCAATACTTGCCGCTATCAAAGGTGGTCTCTGAGTTCAAAATGGAATTTGAAGATCCAATCATTAACCGACGAGACCGCAAGAGAACCTTAACGGTAATGGCAGACCACGATGTTTTATCAGATAAAACAGCGGCCCAATTGTTTGCAAAAGTGAAACCAAAAATTGAGGCGATTCCGCTACCAGATGGTTATGAGCTCAGTTGGGGTGGGGAATACGAGGCTAGTAAAAAAGCCCAAAAGCCGATATTCTCAGCGCTGCCTATTGGATTTGGGCTGATGTTTATCATAACCATTTTGTTGTTTAATTCGATGAAGCTAGCGACTGTGATCTGGACAACGGTGCCTCTTGCGATAATTGGTGTGTCGTTTGGGTTCTTAACGACAGGTATTGCGTTTGGTTTTATGAGCTTATTGGGATTACTGAGTTTATCAGGAATGCTGATTAAAAATGGTATCGTATTAGTTGAGCAAATTGAAATAGAGAAGTCAGAAGGCGCCGAGTTTTATGATGCAATTGTCAACGCTGCAATTAGTCGTGTAAGACCAGTTTCTATGGCAGCCATTACGACCGTATTAGGAATGGCGCCATTGCTTACTGACGACTTCTTTAAGAGTATGGCCGTGGTGATCATGTTTGGACTGGGTTTTGCGACTGTATTAACTCTTATTGTTGTGCCTGTGATGTATTATTTACTAATGCGTTCGAAGCAGGGCGCTGTCATTAATGAGTAA